In a single window of the Nocardiopsis composta genome:
- a CDS encoding steroid 3-ketoacyl-CoA thiolase: MSEPVVVEAVRTPIARRRGALAGVKPVELLGRVQRAVLDRAGIDPAEVAQVFAGCVTQGGEQGNHIGRHAWLYAGLPWRTGATTLDAQCGSGQQAVHLAAAMIASGAVDTVLACGVEVMSRVPLGRSVHPDDPRPPDWEVDLPDQFTAAERIAARRGLGRADLDAWGVRSQRLAARAWAQGRFDREVVALPELARDEGLRETTAEGLAGLRPVAAGGLHTAGTSSQISDGAAAVLLMSRARAAGLGVRPRARLRAQALVGAEPHYHLDGPIEATRKVLESAGMALGDLDLVEINEAFAAVVLSWATELRPDLDRVNVNGGAIALGHPVGASGARLVATALHELERGGGETALVTMCAGGALATGAILERLDG, translated from the coding sequence TTGTCCGAGCCCGTCGTCGTCGAGGCCGTCCGCACCCCCATCGCCAGGCGACGCGGCGCGCTGGCCGGCGTCAAACCGGTCGAACTGCTCGGCCGGGTGCAGCGCGCCGTGCTGGACCGCGCCGGCATCGACCCCGCCGAGGTCGCCCAGGTCTTCGCCGGCTGCGTCACCCAGGGCGGCGAGCAGGGCAACCACATCGGCCGGCACGCCTGGCTCTACGCCGGGCTGCCCTGGCGGACCGGGGCGACCACGCTGGACGCCCAGTGCGGCTCCGGCCAGCAGGCCGTGCACCTGGCCGCCGCGATGATCGCCTCCGGGGCGGTGGACACCGTGCTGGCCTGCGGCGTCGAGGTGATGAGCCGGGTCCCGCTGGGCCGCTCGGTCCACCCGGACGACCCCCGGCCGCCGGACTGGGAGGTCGACCTGCCGGACCAGTTCACCGCGGCCGAGCGGATCGCCGCCCGGCGCGGGCTGGGCCGGGCCGACCTGGACGCCTGGGGCGTCCGCTCGCAGCGGCTCGCCGCCCGGGCCTGGGCGCAGGGCCGGTTCGACCGGGAGGTCGTCGCGCTACCGGAGCTCGCCCGCGACGAAGGGCTGCGCGAGACCACCGCGGAAGGGCTGGCCGGACTGCGCCCGGTGGCGGCGGGCGGGCTGCACACCGCCGGGACCAGCTCGCAGATCTCCGACGGCGCCGCGGCTGTGCTGCTGATGAGCCGGGCCCGCGCCGCCGGACTGGGGGTGCGCCCCCGGGCCCGGCTGCGCGCCCAGGCCCTGGTCGGCGCGGAGCCGCACTACCACCTGGACGGTCCGATCGAGGCGACCCGGAAAGTGCTGGAGTCCGCCGGGATGGCGCTGGGCGACCTCGACCTGGTGGAGATCAACGAGGCTTTCGCCGCGGTGGTGCTCTCCTGGGCGACGGAGCTCCGCCCCGACCTGGACCGGGTCAACGTCAACGGCGGCGCGATCGCCCTGGGCCACCCGGTCGGCGCGAGCGGCGCCCGGCTGGTCGCCACCGCCCTGCACGAACTGGAGCGCGGAGGCGGAGAGACCGCCCTGGTCACCATGTGCGCCGGCGGCGCCCTGGCCACCGGCGCGATCCTGGAGCGGCTGGACGGTTGA
- a CDS encoding OB-fold domain-containing protein, with the protein MTESPPDELTALAEAARARGEVDGGRAADPVNAPMVRHWLHAMGDANPRYLEAGEAPPAMLQVWTMRGLAPEPPGTGSAVDGLLEWFDANGHTGVVATDCAQTYHRYLRFGEELRSTTRFGSLSGPKRTAMGRGYFLTWHTRWYSGEEQVGEMMFRVLKFAPPESPPQRPPRPERHPLQPARSADTDFFWDGAARGELRIRRCTGCGALRHPPGPLCPRCRSTGADHVTASGAGTVYSHVVHHHPPVPGRTAPFVVAVVELPEGVRVTGNVVGADPGEVYVGMPVRLEFERVDDGLVLPQWRPGTGEPLPALHLPLTRTSITAQALATRDFQSVHHDPGAARAQGAADVFMNILTTQGLVQRYATDWAGPAARVRRIAIRLGAPNHAGDALLLTGTAERTGGAAEVAVRGANSLGAHVTGTVTVEEEG; encoded by the coding sequence ATGACCGAATCCCCGCCCGACGAGCTCACCGCCCTGGCCGAGGCCGCCCGCGCCCGCGGGGAGGTCGACGGCGGCCGGGCCGCCGACCCGGTGAACGCGCCGATGGTCCGGCACTGGCTGCACGCCATGGGCGACGCCAACCCGCGCTACCTCGAGGCCGGCGAGGCACCGCCGGCGATGCTCCAGGTGTGGACCATGCGCGGCCTCGCCCCGGAGCCGCCCGGCACCGGGTCGGCCGTGGACGGGCTGCTGGAGTGGTTCGACGCCAACGGCCACACCGGGGTGGTGGCCACCGACTGCGCCCAGACCTACCACCGCTACCTGCGCTTCGGCGAGGAGCTGCGGTCCACCACCCGGTTCGGCTCGCTGTCCGGGCCCAAGCGCACCGCCATGGGCCGCGGCTACTTCCTCACCTGGCACACCCGCTGGTACTCCGGGGAGGAGCAGGTCGGCGAGATGATGTTCCGAGTGCTCAAGTTCGCCCCGCCGGAGTCGCCGCCGCAGCGCCCGCCGCGGCCCGAGCGGCACCCGCTGCAGCCCGCGCGCAGCGCCGACACCGACTTCTTCTGGGACGGCGCCGCCCGCGGCGAGCTGCGCATCCGCCGGTGCACCGGGTGCGGGGCGCTGCGCCACCCGCCCGGGCCGCTCTGCCCGCGCTGCCGCTCCACCGGGGCCGACCACGTCACCGCCTCCGGGGCGGGCACCGTGTACAGCCACGTGGTGCACCACCACCCGCCGGTGCCCGGCCGCACCGCGCCGTTCGTCGTCGCCGTGGTGGAGCTGCCCGAGGGCGTCCGGGTGACCGGCAACGTCGTCGGCGCCGACCCCGGCGAGGTGTACGTGGGCATGCCGGTGCGGCTGGAGTTCGAGCGGGTCGACGACGGCCTGGTGCTGCCGCAGTGGCGGCCGGGCACCGGGGAGCCGCTGCCCGCCCTGCACCTGCCGCTCACCCGCACCTCCATCACCGCCCAGGCCCTGGCCACCCGGGACTTCCAGAGCGTGCACCACGACCCCGGCGCGGCCCGCGCCCAGGGCGCCGCCGACGTCTTCATGAACATCCTGACCACCCAGGGCCTGGTGCAGCGGTACGCCACCGACTGGGCCGGGCCGGCCGCGCGGGTGCGCCGGATCGCGATCCGGCTCGGTGCGCCCAACCACGCCGGGGACGCCCTGCTGCTCACCGGCACCGCCGAGCGCACCGGCGGCGCCGCCGAGGTCGCCGTGCGCGGCGCCAACTCCCTGGGCGCGCACGTCACCGGAACCGTCACCGTCGAGGAGGAGGGCTGA
- a CDS encoding TetR family transcriptional regulator: MRSRSQNQRRKRIVQTAAALALRGGVEAMQMRTVAERAGVALGTLYRYFPSKMDLVVAVVTEELDLLEASIGRRPPADEGAAGRTVDVLMRATRGLMREPELADALVRSLIMAEVKTELGQRITDLLWRVAFGGAEPEGAEPDREGTEYILVGSLASVWIFELLEILKGHRDVEQVQHRLTVAADRLFAGS, translated from the coding sequence ATGCGATCGCGGAGTCAGAACCAGCGCCGCAAGCGGATCGTGCAGACCGCCGCCGCCCTCGCGCTGCGCGGCGGGGTCGAGGCGATGCAGATGCGCACGGTGGCCGAGCGCGCCGGCGTCGCGCTGGGCACGCTCTACCGCTACTTCCCCTCCAAGATGGATCTCGTGGTCGCGGTGGTCACCGAGGAGCTGGACCTGCTGGAGGCCAGCATCGGCCGCCGCCCGCCGGCCGACGAGGGGGCGGCCGGGCGCACCGTGGACGTGCTGATGCGCGCCACCCGGGGGCTGATGCGCGAGCCGGAGCTGGCCGACGCCCTGGTCCGCTCGCTGATCATGGCCGAGGTCAAGACCGAGCTGGGGCAGCGCATCACCGACCTGCTGTGGCGGGTGGCCTTCGGCGGCGCGGAGCCGGAGGGCGCCGAGCCGGACCGGGAGGGGACCGAGTACATCCTGGTCGGGTCGCTGGCCAGCGTGTGGATCTTCGAGCTGCTGGAGATCCTCAAGGGGCACCGGGACGTGGAGCAGGTCCAGCACCGGCTGACCGTCGCCGCGGACCGGTTGTTCGCCGGTTCCTGA
- a CDS encoding AMP-binding protein → MTRPHTLTSLLAARARDDRPALYFEDSTWTWPEFTESCERYATALRSHPQSTAPRSRPARQGRPHVGVLLDNTPEMLFLLGGAALSGSVLVALNTTRSTAELARDATATDCNLLLAGAATESAAAELTRATGLPLHDAAAFADRAPAGPPDPADTPTDPAALVMLVFTSGTSGRPRAVRFSHRKITLPGAAVAADLGLGPEDTVYCPMPLFHSGAVLAAVAPALASGAAIALRRRFSASALLGDVRRYGCTYLHYVGKALSYAAATEPHPDDADNPLRVAFGNEAPPEARRRFAERFGCRVVDAYGSSENAIAIRPSPGGPPGALGRLPPDVAILDPATGAPCPPGAVGELVNTAGTGLFEGYYGDPPDGSERVRGGRFHSGDLAYQDAGGWVFFAGREPDRLRVDGENLAAGPIEELLRGHPPIADAAVYPVPDPQAGDRVMAALVPAEGARFDPADFAAFLAGRTDLGAKWAPHYLRIVPELPITASHKVLKRRLSDEGTDCADPVWERRGDRYLLRSRMDFGFDEEQEELRALVRRVLDGEGAGAWAAMARTGLLEAAAQGAVRTAIVLRETAARAAPVPALASLGLGALPVAMLGTAEQRAALAPVFAGEHLLTAGFTGPAPVAAHPDGDGFRLHGVRAPVPDAGAARTLLVPAGIDGGGTGVFLVPGDAAGLTAAGERVGLDGVAVPASALLGRDATGEAARTLRHCALAALAATASGALAAALELTTEHVRTRRQFGRALAELQAVTMKVGDVYVAGRALDAALWGGAWRLERGADPTETASVLESAALLATEQALDALYTAQHLHGGLGVDASYPLHRHFSTAQWVSRALGGPEPRLDALGALAAQDRPVHTLA, encoded by the coding sequence ATGACGCGCCCGCACACCCTGACCTCCCTACTGGCCGCCCGCGCCCGCGACGACCGCCCCGCCCTGTACTTCGAGGACTCCACCTGGACCTGGCCGGAGTTCACCGAGTCCTGCGAGCGGTACGCCACCGCCTTGCGGAGTCATCCGCAGAGCACCGCCCCGCGGAGCCGTCCCGCCCGGCAGGGCCGCCCGCACGTCGGCGTCCTGCTGGACAACACCCCGGAGATGCTCTTCCTGCTCGGCGGAGCAGCGCTGTCCGGGAGCGTCCTGGTCGCCCTGAACACCACGCGCTCGACCGCCGAACTCGCGCGTGACGCTACAGCTACAGATTGTAATCTTCTGTTGGCCGGCGCCGCTACGGAATCCGCGGCAGCCGAGCTCACCCGGGCCACCGGGCTGCCGCTGCACGACGCCGCCGCCTTCGCCGACCGGGCCCCGGCCGGACCACCGGACCCGGCGGACACCCCTACCGACCCCGCGGCGCTGGTCATGCTGGTGTTCACCTCGGGCACCTCGGGCCGGCCGCGCGCGGTCCGGTTCAGCCACCGCAAGATCACCCTGCCCGGCGCGGCCGTCGCCGCCGACCTGGGGCTGGGCCCTGAGGACACGGTGTACTGCCCGATGCCGCTCTTCCACTCCGGGGCGGTGCTGGCCGCGGTGGCCCCGGCGCTGGCCTCCGGCGCGGCGATCGCGCTGCGCCGCCGGTTCTCCGCCTCCGCCCTCCTCGGCGACGTGCGCCGGTACGGCTGCACCTACCTGCACTACGTCGGCAAGGCCCTGTCCTACGCCGCGGCCACCGAGCCGCACCCCGACGACGCGGACAACCCGCTGCGCGTCGCGTTCGGCAACGAGGCCCCGCCGGAGGCCCGGCGCCGCTTCGCCGAGCGGTTCGGCTGCCGCGTCGTCGACGCCTACGGGTCCAGCGAGAACGCCATCGCCATCCGCCCCTCCCCCGGCGGGCCGCCCGGGGCGCTCGGCCGGCTCCCCCCGGACGTGGCGATCCTCGACCCGGCCACCGGCGCGCCCTGCCCGCCCGGCGCCGTCGGCGAACTGGTCAACACCGCCGGCACCGGCCTGTTCGAGGGCTACTACGGCGACCCTCCGGACGGGTCCGAGAGAGTGCGCGGCGGCCGGTTCCACAGCGGCGACCTGGCATACCAGGACGCCGGCGGCTGGGTGTTCTTCGCCGGCCGGGAGCCCGACCGGCTCCGGGTGGACGGCGAGAACCTCGCGGCCGGACCGATCGAGGAGCTGCTGCGCGGCCACCCGCCGATCGCCGACGCCGCCGTCTACCCGGTGCCCGACCCGCAGGCCGGCGACCGGGTGATGGCCGCGCTGGTGCCGGCCGAGGGCGCCCGGTTCGACCCCGCGGACTTCGCCGCGTTCCTGGCCGGCCGCACCGACCTGGGGGCCAAGTGGGCGCCGCACTACCTGCGGATCGTCCCGGAGCTCCCGATCACCGCCTCGCACAAGGTCCTCAAGCGCCGGCTGAGCGATGAGGGCACCGACTGCGCCGACCCGGTATGGGAGCGGCGCGGAGACCGCTACCTGTTGAGGAGCCGCATGGACTTCGGATTCGACGAGGAGCAGGAGGAGCTGCGCGCCCTGGTCCGCCGGGTGCTCGACGGCGAGGGCGCCGGCGCCTGGGCCGCCATGGCCCGGACCGGGCTGCTGGAGGCGGCCGCCCAGGGGGCGGTGCGCACCGCGATCGTGCTCCGCGAGACCGCCGCCCGCGCCGCCCCGGTGCCCGCCCTGGCCTCGCTCGGCCTGGGCGCGCTGCCGGTCGCCATGCTCGGCACCGCCGAGCAGCGCGCCGCGCTCGCCCCGGTGTTCGCCGGGGAGCACCTGCTGACCGCCGGCTTCACCGGCCCCGCACCGGTGGCCGCGCACCCCGACGGCGACGGCTTCCGGCTGCACGGGGTGCGCGCGCCGGTGCCGGACGCCGGGGCCGCCCGCACCCTGCTCGTCCCGGCCGGCATCGACGGCGGCGGCACCGGGGTCTTCCTGGTCCCCGGGGACGCCGCCGGGCTCACCGCCGCCGGCGAGCGGGTCGGCCTGGACGGCGTGGCGGTGCCCGCCTCGGCCCTGCTCGGCCGGGACGCCACCGGGGAGGCCGCCCGCACCCTGCGGCACTGCGCGCTGGCCGCGCTGGCCGCCACCGCCTCCGGCGCGCTGGCCGCCGCCCTGGAGCTGACCACCGAGCACGTGCGGACCCGGCGCCAGTTCGGCCGGGCCCTGGCCGAACTGCAGGCGGTCACCATGAAGGTCGGCGACGTCTACGTGGCCGGACGCGCCCTGGACGCGGCGCTGTGGGGCGGGGCGTGGCGGCTGGAGCGCGGCGCCGACCCCACCGAGACCGCCTCGGTGCTGGAGTCGGCCGCGCTGCTCGCCACCGAGCAGGCCCTGGACGCCCTCTACACCGCCCAGCACCTGCACGGCGGGCTGGGCGTGGACGCCTCCTACCCGCTGCACCGGCACTTCTCCACCGCGCAGTGGGTCTCCCGGGCCCTCGGCGGACCCGAGCCGCGCCTCGACGCGCTGGGCGCGCTGGCCGCCCAGGACCGGCCCGTGCACACCCTCGCCTGA
- a CDS encoding MBL fold metallo-hydrolase, whose translation MRDTPPVEDLGNGIWSIPVPIPGNPLGYTLVYALETPRGPVLVDAGWQHEDSWRALGDGLRAIGSAPSEVHGVVVTHFHPDHSGLAGRVREASGCWIAMHHADIDVLRRIEALGGLLQDETETAQLRLAGAPEEEVAAYARLDTRMDPPALPDTALAHGELIDAPGRKLRAVWTPGHSPGHICLHLEDGDHLFTGDHVLPRITPHIGLYPFTEPGGGPDARDPLGSFLDSLALVPDIGAAHALPAHERRFDDLAGRTAEIIAHHEERLDLLAGLLGPAPRTLWELTAALPWSRGWDGMAVRARRMAASETAAHLRTLERRGRAAPSRGAGGVLLWQRP comes from the coding sequence ATGCGGGACACCCCACCCGTGGAGGACCTGGGCAACGGCATCTGGAGCATCCCGGTGCCCATCCCCGGCAACCCCCTCGGCTACACCCTCGTCTACGCCCTGGAGACCCCCCGCGGGCCGGTGCTCGTCGACGCCGGATGGCAGCACGAGGACTCCTGGCGGGCGCTCGGCGACGGGCTGCGCGCCATCGGCTCCGCCCCCTCCGAGGTGCACGGCGTCGTCGTCACCCACTTCCACCCCGACCACTCCGGCCTGGCCGGCCGGGTCCGGGAGGCCTCGGGCTGCTGGATCGCCATGCACCACGCCGACATCGACGTGCTGCGCCGCATCGAGGCGCTCGGCGGCCTGCTCCAGGACGAGACCGAGACCGCCCAGCTGCGGCTGGCCGGCGCCCCCGAGGAGGAGGTCGCCGCCTACGCCCGGCTCGACACCCGGATGGACCCGCCCGCCCTGCCCGACACCGCCCTGGCGCACGGCGAACTGATCGACGCCCCCGGCCGCAAGCTCCGCGCGGTGTGGACCCCGGGCCACTCCCCCGGCCACATCTGCCTGCACCTGGAGGACGGCGACCACCTGTTCACCGGCGACCACGTACTGCCCCGGATCACCCCGCACATCGGCCTGTACCCGTTCACCGAGCCCGGCGGCGGGCCCGACGCCCGCGACCCGCTCGGCTCCTTCCTCGACTCCCTCGCCCTCGTCCCCGACATCGGCGCCGCGCACGCGCTGCCCGCGCACGAACGCCGCTTCGACGACCTCGCCGGACGCACCGCCGAGATCATCGCCCACCACGAGGAGCGGCTGGACCTCCTCGCCGGGCTGCTCGGCCCCGCCCCGCGCACCCTCTGGGAGCTCACCGCCGCCCTGCCGTGGAGCCGCGGCTGGGACGGCATGGCCGTCCGGGCCCGCCGGATGGCCGCCTCCGAGACCGCCGCGCACCTGCGCACCCTGGAGCGGCGCGGCCGCGCCGCCCCCTCCCGGGGAGCCGGCGGCGTCCTGCTGTGGCAGCGCCCGTGA
- a CDS encoding SDR family NAD(P)-dependent oxidoreductase, with product MTVSTRLDGRTAAVTGAARGLGRAHALALAAHGARLVLNDAGEEVHEVAAEIRAAGGQAAALVGDAADTAAAERLVATAAGLHGGLDILVNNAGVTRDRMLFNMAEEDWDTVLRVHLKGHFATSRAAAAHWRARSKAAGAPVYGRIVNTASEAFLLGSPGQPNYAAAKGGIAALTTSTAQGLRRYGVTANAICPRARTGMTAGVFGPPPADGPDPLAAEHVSPLVCYLASAAAAGVTGQVFAVHGGVIGVLAPPSVAAALHAPGGTGWSSADQVARAFDGVGLPPRGFTAPDVADLR from the coding sequence ATGACCGTGTCCACCCGCCTGGACGGCCGGACCGCCGCCGTCACCGGGGCCGCCCGGGGCCTCGGCCGCGCACACGCCCTCGCCCTCGCCGCGCACGGCGCCCGACTGGTGCTCAACGACGCCGGCGAGGAGGTGCACGAGGTCGCCGCCGAGATCCGCGCCGCCGGCGGGCAGGCCGCCGCCCTGGTCGGCGACGCCGCCGACACCGCCGCCGCCGAACGGCTGGTGGCCACCGCCGCCGGACTCCACGGCGGACTGGACATCCTGGTCAACAACGCCGGCGTCACCCGGGACCGGATGCTGTTCAACATGGCCGAGGAGGACTGGGACACCGTGCTGCGGGTCCACCTCAAAGGCCACTTCGCCACCTCCCGGGCAGCCGCCGCGCACTGGCGGGCCCGGTCCAAGGCGGCCGGCGCCCCGGTCTACGGCCGGATCGTCAACACCGCCTCCGAGGCGTTCCTCCTCGGCTCCCCCGGCCAGCCCAACTACGCCGCGGCCAAGGGCGGCATCGCCGCGCTCACCACCTCCACCGCCCAAGGGCTGCGGCGGTACGGCGTCACCGCCAACGCGATCTGCCCCCGCGCCCGCACCGGCATGACCGCCGGCGTGTTCGGGCCGCCCCCCGCCGACGGCCCCGACCCGCTCGCCGCAGAGCACGTCTCCCCGCTGGTCTGCTACCTCGCCTCCGCCGCGGCCGCCGGCGTCACCGGACAGGTGTTCGCGGTGCACGGCGGCGTCATCGGGGTGCTGGCCCCGCCCAGCGTCGCCGCCGCGCTGCACGCCCCCGGCGGCACCGGGTGGTCCTCCGCCGACCAGGTCGCCCGGGCCTTCGACGGCGTCGGGCTCCCGCCGCGCGGGTTCACCGCCCCCGACGTCGCCGACCTGCGCTGA
- a CDS encoding acyl-CoA dehydrogenase family protein yields MFIDLTDAQRKLRDELRAYFSTVMTDAERRDAADPGVYRRVVRRMGRDGMLGLGWPAEYGGRGLGAVEQQVFVNEVTRAEVPFPLVTLQTVGPALQRHGSEELKREFLPGILAGEVHFAIGYSEPEAGTDLAALRTSAVPDGHGGFTVNGQKIYTSGAHFADHVWLAARTSPDAPRHKGISLLIADTCDPGFSWTPIITADGQHHTNATYYSDVRVPPGRVVGEVDGGWRIITDQLNHERLTLGPSGNIARLYDRFLHWARSTPGADHPAVRRALGRIHAYLRVNELLNWQVAASIDTGWLGAPDASANKVYGSERLQEVPRIIADTVSRFGDPADESTRSLLERADTAAKGALVMTFGGGVNEVQRELIATLGLGLPRAPR; encoded by the coding sequence GTGTTCATCGACCTCACCGACGCCCAGCGCAAGCTCCGCGACGAGCTGCGCGCCTACTTCTCCACCGTGATGACCGACGCCGAGCGCCGCGACGCCGCCGACCCCGGGGTCTACCGGCGGGTGGTGCGCCGGATGGGCCGGGACGGCATGCTCGGCCTGGGCTGGCCGGCCGAGTACGGCGGCCGCGGCCTGGGCGCCGTGGAGCAGCAGGTCTTCGTCAACGAGGTGACCCGGGCCGAAGTGCCCTTCCCCCTGGTCACCCTGCAGACCGTCGGCCCGGCCCTGCAGCGGCACGGCTCCGAGGAGCTCAAGCGGGAGTTCCTGCCCGGCATCCTCGCCGGGGAGGTGCACTTCGCGATCGGCTACTCCGAGCCGGAGGCCGGCACCGACCTGGCGGCACTGCGCACCTCGGCGGTCCCCGACGGGCACGGCGGCTTCACCGTCAACGGGCAGAAGATCTACACCTCCGGCGCGCACTTCGCCGACCACGTCTGGCTGGCCGCGCGGACCTCTCCGGACGCCCCCCGGCACAAGGGCATCTCGCTGCTCATCGCCGACACCTGCGACCCGGGCTTCTCCTGGACGCCGATCATCACCGCCGACGGCCAGCACCACACCAACGCCACCTACTACTCCGACGTCCGGGTGCCGCCGGGCCGGGTGGTCGGCGAGGTCGACGGGGGCTGGCGGATCATCACCGACCAGCTCAACCACGAGCGGCTCACCCTCGGCCCGTCCGGCAACATCGCCCGGCTCTACGACCGGTTCCTGCACTGGGCGCGGAGCACCCCCGGCGCCGACCACCCCGCGGTGCGCCGCGCGCTCGGCCGGATCCACGCCTACCTGCGCGTCAACGAACTGCTCAACTGGCAGGTCGCCGCGTCGATCGACACCGGGTGGCTGGGCGCCCCGGACGCCTCCGCCAACAAGGTCTACGGATCCGAGCGGCTCCAGGAGGTGCCGCGGATCATCGCCGACACCGTCTCCCGGTTCGGCGACCCCGCCGACGAGTCCACCCGGTCGCTGCTGGAGCGCGCCGACACCGCCGCCAAGGGAGCGCTGGTGATGACCTTCGGCGGCGGCGTCAACGAGGTGCAGCGGGAGCTCATCGCCACGCTCGGCCTCGGCCTGCCCCGGGCCCCGAGGTGA
- a CDS encoding lipid-transfer protein: protein MGLSGAASIAGIGATEFSKESGRTELRLAAEAVLDALDDAGLAPSEVDGMVTFTQDASSETAVAREIGAGPLRFFGRVDYGGGAACATVGLAAMAVATGQADAVVAYRAFNERSGRRFGRAMPEAHRAPTSQGLEMSWHVPFGLVTPAAWVAMCARRYMAASGATSEDFGRVAVAARRHAATNPAAWFHGRPITLEEHQASRWITEPLRLLDCCQESDGGVALVVVSAERARSLRRPPAVIAAAAQGSAPGQQTMTSFYPDSGHPDGMAGLPSMGVVAEALWRQSGLAPRDVQTAVLYDHFTPFVLMQLEELGFCGRGEARHFAADGGLEIGGRLPVNTHGGQLGEAYIHGMNGIAEAVRQIRGTAANQLSSVHNVLVTAGTGVPTSGLVLSRD from the coding sequence ATGGGGCTGTCAGGCGCGGCGTCGATCGCCGGGATCGGCGCCACCGAGTTCTCCAAGGAGTCCGGCCGCACCGAGCTGCGGCTGGCCGCCGAGGCCGTGCTGGACGCGCTGGACGACGCCGGGCTGGCCCCCTCCGAGGTGGACGGCATGGTGACCTTCACCCAGGACGCCAGCTCCGAGACCGCGGTGGCCCGGGAGATCGGTGCCGGGCCGCTCCGCTTCTTCGGCCGGGTCGACTACGGCGGCGGCGCGGCGTGCGCGACCGTCGGCCTGGCCGCGATGGCGGTGGCCACCGGCCAGGCCGACGCGGTGGTCGCCTACCGGGCGTTCAACGAGCGCAGCGGGCGCCGGTTCGGCCGGGCGATGCCCGAGGCGCACCGCGCCCCCACCTCCCAGGGCCTGGAGATGAGCTGGCACGTGCCGTTCGGCCTGGTCACCCCGGCGGCGTGGGTGGCGATGTGCGCCCGCCGCTATATGGCGGCCTCCGGCGCGACCAGCGAGGACTTCGGCCGGGTGGCGGTCGCGGCGCGCCGGCACGCGGCGACCAACCCGGCCGCCTGGTTCCACGGCCGCCCGATCACCCTGGAGGAGCACCAGGCCTCGCGGTGGATCACCGAGCCGCTGCGGCTGCTCGACTGCTGCCAGGAGAGCGACGGCGGGGTGGCGCTGGTGGTGGTCTCCGCCGAGCGGGCCCGCTCGCTGCGCCGCCCGCCCGCGGTGATCGCCGCGGCCGCCCAGGGTTCGGCGCCCGGCCAGCAGACGATGACCTCGTTCTACCCCGACTCGGGCCACCCGGACGGCATGGCCGGCCTGCCCTCGATGGGCGTGGTCGCCGAGGCGCTGTGGCGCCAGTCCGGGCTGGCTCCCCGCGACGTGCAGACCGCCGTGCTCTACGACCACTTCACCCCGTTCGTCCTGATGCAACTGGAGGAGCTGGGGTTCTGCGGCCGCGGCGAGGCCCGGCACTTCGCCGCCGACGGCGGGCTGGAGATCGGCGGGCGGCTGCCGGTCAACACGCACGGCGGCCAGCTCGGCGAGGCCTACATCCACGGCATGAACGGCATCGCCGAGGCGGTCCGGCAGATCCGCGGCACCGCCGCCAACCAGCTGTCCTCCGTGCACAACGTGCTGGTCACCGCGGGAACGGGGGTGCCCACCAGCGGCCTGGTGCTGAGCCGGGACTGA